Proteins from a single region of Candidatus Thermodiscus eudorianus:
- the endA gene encoding tRNA-intron lyase — MQGLKCKARARLYGFSVVVESIEDSRCLYGMGFYGHPLGVEKPKSADFNSPVRLSPLETLYLMEKGVLEVYDPSDRRLSPEEVSKILSVQYKDLDLEYPVYKRLRDSGLIVRSGLKFGADFTVYRLGPGLEHAPYIVHVTSYSGELEPTDIVRAGRLSHSVRKAFILASVEPSGSASYLIFKWLVP; from the coding sequence ATGCAGGGTTTGAAATGTAAGGCTAGGGCAAGGCTATATGGCTTCTCAGTGGTAGTTGAATCTATAGAGGACTCGCGCTGCCTCTACGGAATGGGATTCTACGGCCACCCGCTGGGGGTAGAGAAGCCCAAGTCCGCCGACTTCAACTCGCCCGTAAGGCTCTCTCCCCTAGAAACCCTCTACTTGATGGAGAAGGGAGTACTAGAGGTCTATGATCCCAGCGATAGGAGGCTGAGCCCCGAAGAAGTCTCTAAGATCCTCTCAGTCCAGTATAAAGACCTGGACCTGGAGTATCCAGTCTACAAGAGGCTACGCGATTCAGGGCTCATAGTGAGGAGCGGGTTAAAGTTCGGAGCAGACTTCACGGTTTACAGGCTTGGACCCGGCCTAGAACACGCGCCCTACATAGTCCACGTAACTAGTTACAGCGGAGAGCTAGAGCCCACGGACATAGTCAGGGCGGGGAGGCTGAGCCACAGCGTTAGGAAGGCATTCATACTAGCGTCGGTCGAGCCCAGTGGGTCCGCTAGTTACCTAATCTTTAAATGGCTTGTACCGTGA
- the glyS gene encoding glycine--tRNA ligase gives MGEDLYSKVVELARRRGFFWPSYEIYGGVAGFYDFGPYGVLLKRKIIEKWRRFIVKNHSNYVVEIESPIIGPSRVYEASGHVENFTDPIVTCLKCGRKFRADHLIEEKLGIDAEGLSPGEMTDLIRKHGIRCPVCGGELGEVKLFNLLFPTQIGPYEGNRGYIRPELAQGMFVAFKRVLDVMRGRLPLGIAQIGRVGRNEISPRQAMMRLREFTIMEMEYFIDPEDEDGSCPFYDRVRDEVLRIRTYEAKTRGEGPREYRVDEAVRDGVIIHKCLAYWMVVGKRFMNSLGVPDEAMFFDEKGPHERAHYSSQTFDQMVKVSRWGWVEVAGHSYRGSYDLSRHMEYSGADLTVFKPYEKPREVKVKKAFIDKAYIGRTFKSEAKKILEEASRIPMERLVEAAEKGEPVEIAGYRIPPEAIKVVERTEKVSGRKIIPHVVEPSFGTDRIVYVAFEYAYREKAGRTVLSFPRDIAPIEAGVLPLVEKEEALRERALGLYRLLVENGFHVVYDDSGSIGRRYARLDEIGVPAVFTVDYQTLEDDTVTLRDRDTWKQVRVPLKDAPVILRKFLYGGVDIVELGTPVEGTGQDTEAG, from the coding sequence TTGGGAGAGGACTTGTACTCTAAGGTTGTCGAGCTCGCTAGGAGGAGGGGGTTCTTCTGGCCCTCCTACGAGATATATGGCGGCGTCGCCGGCTTCTACGACTTCGGCCCTTACGGTGTCCTATTGAAGAGGAAGATAATTGAGAAGTGGCGTAGATTCATAGTAAAGAATCATAGCAACTATGTCGTGGAGATAGAGAGCCCCATAATAGGGCCTTCAAGGGTCTACGAAGCCAGCGGCCACGTGGAGAACTTCACGGACCCCATAGTCACATGCCTTAAGTGCGGGAGGAAGTTCAGGGCCGATCATCTCATAGAGGAGAAGCTTGGTATCGACGCTGAAGGGCTGAGTCCGGGCGAGATGACAGACCTCATAAGAAAGCACGGGATACGGTGCCCCGTGTGCGGTGGAGAGCTGGGCGAGGTCAAACTCTTCAACCTCCTCTTCCCCACCCAGATAGGCCCCTACGAGGGCAATAGGGGCTACATCAGGCCGGAGCTCGCCCAGGGCATGTTCGTGGCGTTCAAGCGGGTCCTAGACGTGATGAGGGGCAGGCTGCCGCTGGGCATAGCCCAGATAGGGCGTGTGGGTAGGAACGAGATAAGCCCCCGGCAGGCGATGATGAGGCTGAGAGAGTTTACTATAATGGAGATGGAGTATTTCATCGACCCCGAAGATGAGGACGGAAGCTGTCCCTTCTATGATAGGGTGAGGGACGAGGTCCTAAGGATAAGGACCTACGAGGCCAAGACTAGGGGCGAGGGCCCCCGTGAGTACAGGGTCGACGAGGCCGTAAGGGATGGTGTGATAATCCATAAGTGCCTGGCCTACTGGATGGTCGTCGGCAAGAGGTTCATGAATAGCCTGGGGGTGCCCGACGAGGCAATGTTCTTCGACGAGAAGGGCCCCCACGAGAGGGCACACTACTCCTCTCAGACATTCGATCAGATGGTCAAGGTCTCCCGGTGGGGCTGGGTCGAGGTAGCGGGCCACAGCTACAGGGGGAGCTACGACCTCTCACGCCATATGGAGTATAGCGGCGCCGACTTGACCGTGTTCAAGCCCTATGAGAAGCCCCGTGAGGTTAAGGTGAAGAAGGCCTTCATCGACAAGGCCTATATCGGGAGGACCTTCAAGTCGGAGGCCAAGAAGATCCTAGAAGAGGCCAGCAGGATACCCATGGAGAGGCTGGTTGAGGCGGCTGAGAAGGGAGAGCCGGTCGAGATAGCAGGCTATAGGATCCCGCCGGAGGCTATCAAGGTGGTGGAGAGGACCGAGAAGGTATCTGGGAGGAAGATAATACCACACGTCGTAGAGCCCTCCTTTGGAACCGATAGGATAGTGTATGTAGCGTTTGAATACGCGTATCGGGAGAAGGCTGGAAGGACCGTGCTCAGCTTCCCCAGAGACATAGCTCCTATAGAGGCCGGGGTACTCCCTCTAGTCGAGAAGGAGGAGGCTTTAAGGGAGAGGGCCCTGGGCCTGTACCGTTTGCTGGTGGAGAACGGGTTCCACGTGGTATACGATGATAGTGGGAGTATCGGGAGGAGGTATGCGAGGCTCGACGAGATAGGCGTGCCCGCGGTCTTCACAGTAGACTACCAGACGCTGGAGGACGACACCGTGACCCTTCGAGACAGGGATACTTGGAAGCAGGTGAGGGTCCCTCTGAAGGACGCGCCTGTTATCCTGAGAAAGTTCTTATACGGGGGAGTAGACATCGTGGAATTGGGTACCCCCGTCGAGGGCACGGGACAGGATACAGAAGCAGGTTAA
- the speB gene encoding agmatinase has product MTYRALYTGRGECYFGPHREAENPLYSILGVPLDSTSSYRTGQRFAPCEVRRASYNIEWNSMLVEGAYLYDVPIEDMGDLAVVHGDPHTTLDRLSSLIQEVSSEGKIPVVIGGEHTITYGVVKGLVDSTGRRPCIVVFDAHFDLRREYLGASTSHATVMRRIYDRSMAELLYYVGVRAWEREELDYARGRKGIYYATSLSVKRIGPANVAAELRGTLSSCDSIYVSIDMDVFDPAYAPGVANPEALGINPVEAATILYELASDNRLAGIDLVEVAPPYDPSGATSILASRLLAETIIINNLVRRGESIPRILY; this is encoded by the coding sequence TTGACTTACAGAGCCCTCTATACAGGGAGGGGAGAATGCTATTTTGGACCTCACAGGGAGGCGGAGAACCCACTCTACTCCATTCTGGGGGTCCCTCTCGACTCCACGTCCTCCTACCGTACAGGACAGCGGTTCGCTCCCTGTGAGGTGAGGAGGGCCTCATATAACATAGAGTGGAATAGCATGCTGGTCGAAGGAGCGTACCTATACGATGTTCCAATAGAGGATATGGGCGACCTAGCCGTGGTGCACGGAGACCCCCATACAACGCTAGACAGACTCTCAAGCCTCATACAGGAGGTTTCCTCAGAGGGTAAGATTCCCGTTGTCATAGGCGGGGAACACACCATAACCTACGGCGTGGTAAAGGGGCTCGTGGATTCGACTGGTAGGCGTCCATGTATAGTTGTCTTCGACGCCCACTTCGACCTGCGCAGAGAGTATCTCGGGGCCAGCACAAGCCATGCGACAGTCATGAGGAGGATCTATGACAGGTCTATGGCGGAGCTACTCTACTATGTCGGAGTTAGAGCGTGGGAGAGGGAAGAGCTAGACTACGCGAGAGGTAGAAAGGGCATATACTATGCGACTAGCCTGAGCGTGAAGAGAATCGGCCCAGCCAACGTCGCGGCCGAGCTCAGAGGGACCCTCTCATCATGCGATAGCATATACGTCTCCATAGACATGGATGTCTTCGATCCAGCCTACGCCCCCGGGGTCGCCAACCCCGAGGCACTTGGAATCAACCCGGTGGAGGCAGCAACTATACTATACGAGTTGGCGAGCGATAATCGGCTAGCAGGAATCGATCTAGTCGAGGTCGCGCCACCCTACGACCCTAGCGGGGCGACCAGTATCCTAGCCAGTAGGCTACTGGCAGAGACGATTATCATTAACAACCTCGTTAGGAGGGGAGAGAGTATACCTAGGATCCTCTACTAG
- the yciH gene encoding stress response translation initiation inhibitor YciH, translating to MSDFSMCGGLPPEICEQLSAEEQIIKIRVERRRFGREVTIIEGINEKEFDLRKLASTLKSKLATGGTAKNGRIELQGDHRHRAKKILVELGFPEENITIIE from the coding sequence ATGTCGGACTTTTCGATGTGCGGAGGCCTTCCGCCCGAGATATGCGAGCAGCTTTCTGCAGAGGAGCAGATCATAAAGATCAGGGTCGAGAGAAGACGGTTCGGAAGAGAAGTAACCATAATCGAGGGGATTAACGAGAAGGAATTCGACTTGAGGAAACTTGCAAGCACCCTAAAGAGCAAGCTAGCGACTGGAGGTACAGCAAAGAACGGTAGGATAGAGCTCCAGGGAGACCACAGGCACCGCGCAAAGAAGATCCTGGTGGAACTCGGATTCCCCGAGGAGAACATAACAATCATAGAGTAA